A portion of the Bifidobacterium sp. ESL0800 genome contains these proteins:
- a CDS encoding methionine ABC transporter ATP-binding protein, with protein MAEPIIELDHVVKEFRAKGARTSTRAVDDVSLSIDKGDIFGIIGYSGAGKSTLVRMINALERPTSGTVRVLGQDITSLGESSLRPLRQKIGMIFQQFNLFSTKTVAQNVAYPLVLDHWRKDYLERRVNLLLRFVGLADQADKYPSQLSGGQKQRVGIARALATNPEIILADEATSALDPETTGEVLDLLKQVNQVLGVTIVLITHQMNVVQQIANHVAVMSDGKVVERGDAYSLFASPEQEVTKRFIATAISGLPDAERVADIHRQWAGRIVTVLIRQKETRNELNGSWVSASGQNISELISKYAIPTNLVYGGIDTVAGSAIGAMTYELAGDAALVEDFLGELALNSDVFDFGTRQAPVEYGEAVLRPMPRKAGKGSATADGSEQSKEQANETHNGGETR; from the coding sequence ATGGCGGAACCAATCATCGAGCTTGACCATGTGGTCAAGGAGTTCAGGGCGAAAGGTGCCCGAACGTCGACCCGTGCCGTCGACGACGTGTCGTTGAGCATCGACAAGGGCGACATCTTCGGCATCATCGGCTATTCGGGCGCGGGCAAGTCGACCTTGGTGCGCATGATCAACGCCTTGGAACGCCCGACGTCCGGCACGGTGCGCGTGCTCGGGCAGGACATCACCTCCTTGGGTGAGTCGTCGCTGCGGCCGCTGCGTCAGAAGATCGGCATGATTTTCCAGCAGTTCAACCTCTTCTCCACCAAGACGGTGGCACAGAACGTCGCCTATCCCTTGGTGCTCGACCATTGGCGCAAGGACTATCTGGAGCGTCGCGTCAACCTGTTGCTGCGTTTCGTCGGCCTTGCCGACCAGGCGGACAAGTATCCTTCGCAGCTTTCCGGCGGCCAGAAACAGCGTGTCGGCATCGCTCGCGCCTTGGCCACGAATCCCGAGATCATCCTGGCCGACGAGGCGACCAGCGCCCTCGACCCTGAGACCACCGGCGAGGTGCTCGACCTGCTCAAGCAGGTCAACCAGGTGCTTGGCGTCACCATCGTGCTGATCACCCATCAGATGAACGTCGTCCAGCAGATCGCGAACCATGTCGCGGTGATGAGCGATGGCAAGGTGGTCGAGCGTGGAGACGCCTACAGCCTCTTCGCTTCTCCCGAGCAGGAGGTGACCAAGCGCTTCATCGCCACGGCTATCTCGGGGCTTCCCGACGCCGAGCGCGTCGCCGACATCCACCGCCAGTGGGCCGGACGCATCGTCACGGTGCTCATCCGTCAGAAGGAGACGCGCAACGAGCTGAACGGTTCGTGGGTTTCCGCTTCCGGCCAGAACATCTCGGAGCTCATCTCCAAATACGCGATACCCACCAATCTGGTCTACGGCGGCATCGACACCGTGGCCGGCTCCGCCATCGGCGCGATGACCTACGAGCTGGCCGGGGACGCCGCCCTTGTCGAAGACTTCCTCGGCGAGCTCGCCCTGAACAGCGACGTCTTCGATTTCGGTACACGGCAGGCGCCGGTGGAGTACGGCGAGGCGGTGCTGCGCCCCATGCCGCGCAAGGCCGGCAAGGGCTCGGCCACGGCGGATGGCTCCGAGCAATCGAAAGAGCAGGCCAACGAAACGCACAACGGGGGAGAGACACGATGA
- a CDS encoding DUF4234 domain-containing protein, whose protein sequence is MSNPMPQPNIPLPSIPQPSGSPVGGVPAPSSQPGTVPMPHAMTDPQAGQPQFTSQSNQNFQPIQPVAQPQQGPGRQPFNAPVSPEFQQQETSQFNDGQYQQGQSAYATSQPAPQNPPIDPTVQQYQPRYDVPVQTGMAPVGQLYTGRSLVKWILLGIITLGIYNIVIMTGATDSLNTVAGRYDGKKTMHYCLLYFLVGPITLGIASLVWYHKMSNRIGDELQRRGYARELSASDFWLWDFLGSLIIVGPFIYFYKYLNAINTLCADYNQRG, encoded by the coding sequence ATGAGCAATCCGATGCCTCAGCCCAATATTCCGCTCCCCTCGATTCCGCAGCCTTCGGGTTCTCCCGTTGGAGGCGTTCCCGCGCCGTCTTCCCAGCCTGGTACGGTGCCGATGCCGCATGCGATGACCGACCCGCAGGCCGGCCAGCCGCAATTCACCTCGCAAAGCAATCAGAATTTCCAGCCGATTCAGCCTGTTGCGCAACCGCAGCAAGGCCCGGGCCGGCAACCGTTCAATGCTCCTGTTTCGCCGGAATTTCAGCAGCAGGAGACTTCGCAGTTTAATGACGGACAATATCAGCAAGGACAATCGGCGTACGCCACCTCGCAGCCGGCACCGCAGAATCCTCCGATCGATCCCACGGTTCAGCAATACCAGCCCCGATACGACGTCCCGGTTCAGACCGGCATGGCGCCGGTCGGTCAGCTTTATACCGGGCGCAGTCTGGTCAAGTGGATTCTGCTCGGCATCATTACCTTGGGCATTTACAATATCGTCATTATGACTGGTGCCACCGATTCGCTCAATACCGTCGCCGGCCGTTACGACGGCAAGAAGACGATGCATTACTGCCTGCTCTACTTCCTGGTCGGTCCGATTACTTTGGGAATCGCCTCATTGGTCTGGTACCACAAGATGAGCAATCGCATCGGCGATGAACTGCAGCGTCGCGGCTATGCCCGTGAACTCTCCGCTTCCGATTTCTGGCTTTGGGATTTCCTCGGCTCCCTCATTATCGTCGGTCCGTTTATTTATTTCTACAAATATCTGAATGCGATCAACACACTCTGCGCCGACTACAACCAGCGTGGCTGA
- a CDS encoding bifunctional (p)ppGpp synthetase/guanosine-3',5'-bis(diphosphate) 3'-pyrophosphohydrolase: protein MGDTVSDNNSAKMLGCEISTDPLDPLQPIVRACRAHHPDADLAILERAYRRAVWQHRTQRRRSGEPYIIHPLAVAQILADLGMGSLVVAAGLLHDTVEDTDYTLDQCREEFGDTVTGLVDGVTKLTRMEVGDSAQAETIRKMVVAMSRDVRVLVVKLADRLHNARTWRYVKPANAQRKARETLDVYAPLANRLGMNAIKTELEELSFKVLYPKIYNEIVVLVNRRAGQRDVYLKQIVSEINEDLADQHIKATVTGRPKDYFSIYQKMIVRGHDFSNIYDLIGVRIIVDTIQDCYAALGAVHARWSPIPGRFKDYIAMPKMNMYQSLHTTVVGPGGKPVEIQIRTWDMHRRSEFGIAAHWKYKENGQAGRKLSEPDKTDKKRESEENQDLSEADNLKWIQQLADWTSETPDSDEFLGSLKEDLGSAEVYVFTPKGKIISLPANATPIDFAYAVHTEVGHRTMGARVNGRLVPLDTVLESGDTVEILTSKSETAGPSRDWLSFVKSPKARNKIRQWFSKERRSEAIDEGRDELTRAMRKRNLPVSNLLTPQALVGVADELNFDNADAVFAAIGDGQVSTQNVISRLVKDAGQDEVEEDVEQEALPLKHVERRRDTNKLGISVKGVEGVWVKLARCCTPVPGDKILGFITKNEGVSVHRADCQNMLNLEKQQPDRVVEVAWTSAKGLFMVKIQVEALDRPHLLTDVTQVLSDHGVNIISATVATGSDRVATSQFSFEMADPQHMNTLLSAVRKIDGVFDVYRLTGAKDSAVPHMRKM, encoded by the coding sequence ATGGGCGATACGGTTTCTGACAACAATTCGGCGAAGATGCTGGGCTGCGAGATCAGCACGGACCCGCTCGACCCGTTGCAGCCCATCGTGCGCGCCTGCCGTGCCCATCACCCGGATGCCGACCTTGCTATCCTTGAGCGCGCCTATCGCCGTGCCGTCTGGCAGCACCGCACCCAGCGTCGTCGTTCCGGCGAACCGTATATCATCCATCCGCTGGCCGTCGCCCAGATTCTGGCCGACCTCGGCATGGGATCGTTGGTGGTCGCCGCAGGATTGTTGCATGACACCGTCGAAGACACCGATTACACGCTCGATCAGTGTCGTGAGGAATTCGGCGACACCGTCACCGGTCTGGTCGACGGGGTCACGAAACTGACCCGCATGGAGGTCGGCGACTCGGCGCAGGCCGAGACCATTCGCAAGATGGTTGTGGCCATGAGCCGCGATGTGCGTGTGCTGGTCGTCAAATTGGCCGACCGCCTCCATAACGCACGTACCTGGCGCTACGTCAAACCGGCCAATGCCCAGCGCAAGGCTCGGGAGACGCTTGACGTCTATGCGCCCCTTGCCAACAGACTCGGCATGAACGCCATCAAGACCGAACTTGAGGAGCTGAGCTTCAAAGTCCTCTATCCCAAGATCTACAACGAAATCGTCGTGCTCGTCAACCGTCGTGCCGGCCAGCGTGACGTCTACCTGAAGCAGATAGTCAGCGAGATCAACGAAGACCTCGCCGACCAGCACATCAAGGCCACCGTCACCGGCCGGCCGAAAGACTATTTCTCGATTTATCAGAAGATGATCGTACGAGGCCATGATTTCTCCAATATCTACGACCTGATCGGCGTGCGCATCATCGTCGATACCATCCAGGACTGCTATGCGGCCCTCGGTGCCGTCCACGCCCGCTGGAGCCCGATTCCCGGCAGGTTCAAGGACTACATCGCCATGCCGAAGATGAACATGTACCAGAGCCTGCACACCACGGTGGTCGGCCCCGGCGGCAAGCCTGTCGAGATTCAGATCCGCACCTGGGACATGCACCGGCGCAGCGAATTCGGCATCGCGGCCCACTGGAAGTACAAGGAAAACGGGCAGGCCGGACGCAAGTTGAGCGAGCCCGACAAGACCGACAAGAAGCGCGAAAGCGAAGAGAACCAGGATCTGAGCGAAGCCGACAACCTCAAGTGGATCCAGCAGCTGGCCGACTGGACCAGCGAGACCCCGGACTCCGACGAGTTCCTCGGTTCCCTGAAAGAAGATCTGGGCAGCGCCGAAGTCTACGTCTTCACCCCCAAGGGCAAGATCATCTCCCTGCCGGCCAACGCCACCCCGATCGATTTCGCCTACGCGGTGCATACCGAGGTCGGCCATCGCACCATGGGTGCGCGCGTCAACGGCCGTCTCGTCCCGCTCGACACCGTGCTCGAAAGCGGCGACACCGTCGAGATCCTGACCTCGAAATCAGAAACCGCCGGTCCTTCGCGCGACTGGCTGAGCTTCGTCAAAAGCCCGAAGGCGCGCAACAAGATCCGCCAGTGGTTCAGCAAGGAACGCCGCAGCGAGGCCATCGACGAGGGGCGCGACGAGCTCACCCGCGCCATGCGCAAGCGCAACCTGCCGGTCTCGAACCTTCTGACGCCGCAGGCGTTGGTCGGAGTGGCCGACGAACTCAATTTCGACAACGCCGACGCCGTGTTCGCCGCTATCGGCGATGGCCAGGTCTCCACACAGAACGTCATCTCGCGACTGGTCAAAGACGCCGGGCAGGACGAGGTGGAAGAGGACGTCGAGCAGGAAGCCCTGCCTTTAAAGCACGTCGAGCGCCGCCGCGATACCAACAAGCTTGGCATTTCGGTCAAGGGCGTGGAAGGCGTCTGGGTCAAGCTGGCCCGGTGTTGCACGCCCGTCCCCGGAGACAAGATTCTCGGTTTCATCACCAAAAACGAGGGCGTATCGGTGCATCGCGCCGATTGCCAGAACATGCTCAATCTTGAGAAGCAACAGCCCGATCGCGTGGTCGAGGTCGCCTGGACCAGCGCCAAGGGCCTGTTCATGGTCAAGATCCAGGTGGAGGCGCTCGACCGGCCGCACCTGCTGACCGACGTCACCCAGGTGCTTTCCGACCATGGTGTCAACATCATCAGCGCCACCGTCGCCACCGGCTCCGACCGCGTGGCCACCAGCCAGTTCTCCTTCGAGATGGCCGACCCGCAGCACATGAACACGCTTTTGAGCGCGGTGCGCAAGATCGACGGCGTTTTCGACGTCTACCGCCTGACCGGCGCCAAGGATTCCGCTGTCCCGCACATGCGCAAGATGTAA
- a CDS encoding amidohydrolase translates to MTDQTDQTVHIDIKDDLIAIRRHLHEYPELGFKEFETTKYLRDQLQSHGITVLDTTLETGLVAEIKGDNPGPRIALRADIDGLPVCERSGVDRPSKNEGVMHACGHDIHMSGLLAAAFWLAEHSNRIRGSVVILFQPAEETSEGAQHVIAADALGHLDAIVGTHNNPDYKPGQIAVGEEPMMAGCVRFRVTFNADGTHGAYPEAGTGPMEAMASTILALQGIVSRNASPFRPVVLSVTQVQGGDVWNVIPAHAGFMGTIRYFYQDDGDLVARRFREVVESTAAAYGITADIVYDTVAGPLVSDAHLAQVVARDVPDYAELAPIKPSMAGEDFYNYGELAPMVFAFIGSNGQPGRHGLHNPEFVALDGAIKPAAEFYANAALRLGDEWSHR, encoded by the coding sequence ATGACGGATCAGACGGATCAGACGGTTCATATCGATATCAAGGATGATCTGATCGCCATACGTCGTCATCTCCACGAATATCCGGAGCTGGGTTTCAAGGAATTCGAGACGACCAAATACCTCCGAGACCAATTGCAGTCGCATGGCATTACGGTGCTTGACACCACGTTGGAAACCGGTTTGGTGGCTGAAATCAAAGGAGACAATCCGGGGCCTCGTATCGCCCTTCGCGCCGACATCGACGGATTGCCGGTTTGTGAGCGTTCCGGTGTGGACCGTCCTTCCAAAAACGAAGGCGTCATGCACGCCTGTGGCCACGACATCCATATGAGCGGTTTGCTCGCGGCAGCCTTCTGGTTAGCCGAGCACAGCAATCGCATCCGAGGCTCGGTCGTGATTCTCTTCCAGCCGGCTGAGGAGACCAGCGAGGGCGCGCAACATGTCATCGCCGCAGATGCGTTGGGCCATCTCGACGCCATCGTCGGCACTCACAACAACCCCGACTATAAGCCGGGTCAGATCGCCGTCGGGGAAGAGCCCATGATGGCCGGCTGTGTGCGTTTCCGCGTCACCTTCAACGCCGACGGCACCCATGGTGCCTATCCCGAGGCCGGCACGGGCCCCATGGAGGCGATGGCCTCGACCATTCTGGCATTGCAAGGCATCGTGAGCCGTAACGCCTCTCCGTTCCGGCCGGTCGTGCTGTCGGTTACTCAAGTGCAGGGCGGCGACGTCTGGAACGTCATCCCGGCTCATGCCGGTTTCATGGGCACCATTCGTTATTTCTATCAGGACGACGGCGATCTGGTGGCCCGTCGATTCCGCGAAGTGGTCGAATCCACGGCTGCCGCGTACGGCATCACTGCGGATATCGTATACGACACCGTTGCCGGCCCTCTGGTCAGCGACGCACATCTGGCGCAAGTCGTCGCGCGTGACGTTCCCGATTACGCCGAGCTCGCGCCCATCAAGCCGTCCATGGCCGGTGAGGATTTCTATAATTACGGCGAACTGGCTCCCATGGTCTTCGCGTTCATCGGATCCAACGGGCAGCCGGGCCGTCATGGCCTACACAACCCCGAGTTCGTCGCGCTTGATGGGGCCATCAAACCCGCAGCGGAATTCTATGCCAACGCCGCGTTGCGTCTGGGGGATGAATGGAGTCATCGCTGA
- a CDS encoding NAD+ synthase, translated as MTQLRFALAQIDTCVGDLNGNAATVLQFSRMAALKKAQVVVFPEMTLTGYPIEDLAFRATFRKAAADKADELAQTLQKEGLGSLYVVAGTVGTSEASDVDGKPTNRLVVLHEGSVFSTYDKHFLPNYGVFDEFRIFEAGQHSVILDIEGVKVGVAICEDIWQDGGPVAELAEQGIDVLLTINGSPYEEGKTHTRLDLAVRRAHEVHAPLIYLNQVGGQDDLIFDGGSFVVDADGTLVERSPMFVEDLSYFDFDSAAGHQQVGTLAALRDPDEEVYAACVLGLKDYMAKNHFTGVVLGLSGGIDSALVAAMAADAVGGEHVQGVSMPSMYSSDGSKDDAADLARNIGAKYDIQPIEPLFKAFQGQLELDGIAAENLQARIRGVIVMAYSNSKNLLALATGNKSELACGYSTIYGDAVGGYAPIKDLLKTRVWELSRWRNRAAAAGVGVGGLKIVGNENGGAGVPLKDGVMIPVSSIEKAPSAELRPGQKDSDSLPEYALLDQVLAAYIEKAHGRADLLKDGFDEGTVDTVMRLVDRAEWKRRQYPLGPKVTSLAFGRDRRLPVTSAFRE; from the coding sequence ATGACTCAACTACGTTTCGCTTTGGCCCAGATCGACACCTGCGTGGGTGACCTCAACGGCAATGCCGCCACCGTCCTGCAATTCAGCCGGATGGCTGCGCTCAAGAAGGCTCAGGTCGTTGTTTTCCCGGAAATGACCCTGACCGGCTACCCAATCGAGGATCTCGCATTCCGGGCCACCTTCCGCAAGGCCGCTGCCGACAAGGCCGACGAACTGGCGCAAACCTTGCAAAAAGAAGGTTTGGGCTCGCTTTACGTGGTGGCCGGAACTGTCGGGACCTCCGAGGCGAGTGACGTCGACGGCAAACCGACCAACCGCTTGGTGGTATTGCACGAAGGCTCGGTCTTCTCGACCTACGACAAGCATTTCCTGCCCAATTACGGTGTGTTCGACGAGTTCCGTATCTTCGAGGCCGGCCAGCATTCCGTCATTCTCGATATCGAGGGCGTGAAGGTCGGCGTCGCTATCTGCGAGGATATCTGGCAGGACGGCGGGCCGGTGGCCGAGCTGGCTGAACAAGGCATCGACGTGTTGCTGACGATCAACGGCTCGCCGTATGAGGAAGGCAAAACCCATACGCGGCTTGATTTGGCCGTCAGGCGTGCGCACGAGGTCCATGCCCCGCTGATTTACTTGAACCAGGTCGGCGGGCAGGACGACCTGATCTTCGACGGCGGCAGCTTCGTGGTCGATGCCGACGGCACGCTTGTCGAGCGCTCGCCGATGTTCGTCGAAGACCTGAGTTATTTCGATTTCGATTCCGCGGCCGGCCATCAACAGGTCGGCACGCTTGCCGCATTGCGTGACCCCGATGAAGAGGTCTATGCGGCCTGCGTTCTGGGGCTTAAGGATTATATGGCCAAGAACCATTTCACCGGTGTCGTGCTCGGCCTTTCCGGCGGCATCGATTCCGCACTGGTGGCCGCGATGGCGGCCGACGCGGTGGGCGGCGAGCACGTGCAGGGCGTCTCCATGCCGAGCATGTATTCCTCCGACGGCTCCAAGGACGATGCGGCCGACCTGGCCCGCAACATCGGCGCCAAATACGACATCCAGCCCATCGAGCCGTTGTTCAAGGCGTTCCAAGGCCAGCTCGAGCTCGACGGCATCGCCGCCGAAAATTTGCAGGCGCGCATCCGTGGCGTCATCGTGATGGCCTATTCGAACTCCAAGAACCTGCTGGCGCTCGCCACCGGCAACAAGTCCGAGCTGGCCTGCGGCTATTCCACGATTTACGGCGATGCGGTCGGCGGCTACGCCCCGATCAAGGATTTGCTCAAGACCCGGGTCTGGGAGCTTTCGCGTTGGCGCAACCGCGCGGCGGCCGCGGGTGTCGGCGTCGGAGGCCTCAAAATCGTAGGCAACGAAAACGGGGGAGCGGGCGTGCCGCTCAAAGACGGGGTGATGATCCCGGTCTCGAGCATCGAAAAAGCCCCCAGCGCCGAGCTGCGTCCCGGTCAGAAGGATTCCGATTCGCTTCCGGAATATGCGCTGCTCGATCAGGTCCTGGCGGCCTACATCGAGAAGGCCCACGGTCGTGCCGATCTGCTGAAAGACGGTTTTGACGAGGGTACTGTCGACACGGTGATGCGCTTGGTCGACCGTGCCGAATGGAAGCGTCGCCAGTATCCGCTCGGTCCCAAAGTCACGTCGTTGGCGTTCGGTCGTGACCGTCGTCTGCCGGTGACCAGCGCTTTCCGCGAATAG
- a CDS encoding MetQ/NlpA family ABC transporter substrate-binding protein — protein sequence MTSSGIHQHDDTDISELLADFQRSDEVVRVNHTPRNVIIAVVVAALVVGIAFFGYRGFTANQAGAAKGSPSNPVKIGVVGVTNPEWPIFKSEAQKQGIYVDLVDFQDYTSENPAVDAGNLDLNEFQHILYLANYNMKNHKDLQPIGGVAVYPLGIYSSKYKDIKDIPAGTTVPVPNDETNQARALGVLKSAGLIKLKHRWTAFTTPADIDTADSKVKVAPLKAEQVANALKDPQVSAGVVNNDYVKDAGLKATDAIYQDNAESKEARPYINIFASRAADVSNPTYLKLIKIFHSKKVSDGVMKKSDGSASLAGKYSAADLQGFMKDIEKDAAQAK from the coding sequence ATGACGTCATCCGGTATCCATCAACACGACGACACGGATATCTCTGAACTGCTTGCCGATTTTCAACGTTCGGATGAGGTGGTCAGGGTCAACCACACCCCACGCAACGTCATCATCGCCGTGGTGGTTGCGGCTCTGGTCGTCGGCATCGCCTTCTTCGGCTATCGTGGTTTCACGGCAAACCAGGCCGGAGCGGCCAAAGGGTCGCCATCCAACCCGGTCAAGATCGGCGTGGTCGGCGTCACCAACCCGGAATGGCCGATTTTCAAGTCCGAGGCGCAAAAGCAGGGCATCTATGTCGATCTGGTCGATTTCCAGGACTATACCTCCGAGAACCCGGCCGTGGACGCCGGCAATCTTGATTTGAACGAGTTCCAGCACATCCTTTACCTGGCCAACTACAACATGAAGAACCACAAGGATCTGCAGCCGATCGGCGGAGTCGCGGTTTATCCGCTTGGCATCTATTCCAGCAAATACAAGGACATCAAGGACATTCCGGCGGGCACCACCGTCCCGGTGCCGAACGACGAGACCAACCAGGCCCGCGCGTTGGGCGTTCTGAAATCCGCCGGCCTCATCAAGCTCAAGCACCGTTGGACCGCGTTCACCACGCCCGCTGATATCGACACTGCCGACTCCAAGGTGAAAGTGGCGCCGCTGAAGGCCGAACAGGTCGCCAATGCGCTGAAGGATCCGCAGGTATCCGCCGGCGTGGTCAACAACGACTATGTCAAGGACGCAGGGCTCAAGGCCACCGACGCGATCTATCAGGACAATGCCGAGAGCAAGGAGGCCCGCCCCTACATCAACATCTTCGCCTCCCGCGCCGCCGACGTGAGCAATCCCACATACCTCAAACTCATCAAGATCTTCCATTCCAAGAAGGTCTCGGACGGGGTCATGAAGAAGTCCGACGGCAGCGCGTCGCTGGCCGGCAAGTACAGCGCCGCCGATCTGCAGGGCTTCATGAAGGACATCGAGAAGGACGCGGCGCAGGCCAAGTGA
- a CDS encoding peptidylprolyl isomerase, with protein sequence MTNVIMHTTEGDIVLNLFDDKAPETVKNFVGLATGEKEWTDPATGEKSNKPFYDGLTFHRIIKDFMIQGGCPLGNGTGGPGYEFDDEIVEDLKFDEPYKLAMANAGLRRGRDGRQHGTNGSQFFITTVPCPWLNGHHTIFGQVADDAGKSVVDRLQNLPTDGNDMPLEPAGIVSVEVVK encoded by the coding sequence ATGACTAATGTAATCATGCATACCACAGAGGGCGACATCGTCCTGAACCTCTTCGACGACAAAGCGCCGGAAACCGTCAAGAACTTTGTCGGCCTCGCAACCGGCGAAAAGGAATGGACCGATCCCGCCACCGGCGAGAAGTCGAACAAGCCCTTCTACGACGGCCTGACCTTCCACCGCATCATCAAGGACTTCATGATCCAAGGCGGCTGCCCGCTGGGCAACGGTACCGGCGGCCCGGGCTATGAATTCGACGACGAGATCGTCGAGGACCTGAAATTCGACGAACCCTACAAGCTCGCCATGGCCAATGCGGGACTGCGCCGCGGACGCGACGGCCGTCAGCATGGCACCAACGGCTCGCAGTTCTTCATAACCACCGTGCCTTGCCCCTGGCTCAATGGCCACCACACCATTTTCGGGCAGGTGGCGGATGACGCCGGCAAGTCCGTGGTCGACCGCCTGCAGAACCTGCCCACCGACGGCAACGACATGCCGCTGGAACCGGCCGGCATCGTCTCGGTCGAAGTAGTGAAGTAG
- a CDS encoding methionine ABC transporter permease — protein sequence MNAISAINNTASGVVTLASTQDWSVLRPMLFQSIAQTLEMVFVTLLLGGILGLMLGVVLYGTRPGNLFANATVYRVLDIIVNIVRPIPFIIFLAAMQPLTIKVVGTSIGTMAAIFPMVIMATFATSRLVEQNLVPVDSGVIEAARAMGASKFTIVRTVLIPEALGPLILAYAFLFISILDMSAMAGYIGGGGLGNFAIAYGYQKFDPTVTWTAVIIMIVLVQVVQAIANMLAKRILKRQQ from the coding sequence ATGAACGCTATCAGCGCTATCAACAACACGGCTTCCGGCGTCGTGACCTTGGCGTCGACGCAGGATTGGTCGGTGCTCAGGCCGATGCTTTTCCAATCCATCGCCCAGACACTGGAGATGGTGTTCGTCACGCTTCTTCTCGGCGGTATCCTGGGCCTTATGCTCGGCGTGGTGCTTTACGGCACGCGCCCGGGCAACCTGTTCGCCAACGCCACGGTCTACCGGGTGCTTGACATCATCGTCAACATCGTCCGGCCCATTCCGTTCATCATCTTCCTGGCGGCGATGCAGCCGTTGACCATCAAGGTGGTAGGCACCTCCATCGGCACCATGGCGGCGATCTTCCCGATGGTCATCATGGCCACGTTCGCCACTTCGAGGCTGGTCGAGCAGAATCTCGTACCCGTCGATTCCGGCGTCATCGAGGCGGCCCGGGCCATGGGTGCCTCCAAATTCACTATCGTGCGCACCGTGCTGATCCCCGAGGCGCTCGGCCCGCTCATCCTGGCCTACGCCTTCCTGTTCATCTCGATCCTCGACATGTCGGCCATGGCCGGCTACATCGGCGGCGGCGGACTCGGTAATTTCGCCATCGCCTACGGCTATCAGAAGTTCGATCCGACGGTGACCTGGACCGCGGTGATCATCATGATCGTCCTGGTTCAGGTGGTGCAGGCCATCGCCAACATGCTGGCCAAGCGCATTCTCAAGCGTCAGCAGTAA